Below is a genomic region from Brassica oleracea var. oleracea cultivar TO1000 chromosome C9, BOL, whole genome shotgun sequence.
GCTCATTGAGAAGAGTGTTAAAGACGCACCTCCGCTGTGTTTGAGTTTGAGTAACGTCCTGTTTCATGTTAGCGAAAAGAACATACGAAGCTGACATATCTAAAGGTGATGCGTAAGTAGTTTATGCTTGTAGCTTGTAAGTCTGAACGGTGTAAGCAGGAGCCGCAGGAGCCGAGCCTCGACGACGGACGAACACTTACCGGACTTCAAATCAGAGAAAATCCCCTCGAATTAGCCATATCGAAATCTATGTGTGGAAATATAAGAATTGCGAAGAGAGGATGAGTTCAAGGAAAAAATCTCACACATATTTATTTTGAACACACACCGCCTCTGAGATCTAATCAGCGCTTCAAAGACACATCATGGATGAGAGAATTAATGCGATTGAAAATGAAGCAATAAATGGACAGTTTCAGGCATGAGATGGAGCTCAAACGTCATCGTCTCCGGCCGCACGAAGAGAAAGTCGATCTGCGTGTTTTCTCCAAAGCCGTATTAGGTTTTGAGAGACATCGCCTTCTTTTTATTTTGGGTCGGACAATTCACCAGATCACTCAACATGCATGCGAGCAAAGCCCAAGATGTCATCAAGTTATTGATACGGTGTGTGTTGAGGGTCATGGACACGTGGCGAGACGTCATGAACCGAATTGATGATGTGGACGCTGACGTGGATAGGATGGGAGTGATTCAAGGTCTTCTTTATATATAAAAGATTTTGATCTCATAATTATGAGATGTGGTTAGAATTTTATTATTAGTAGTTTTGATCGCATAACAAACAATGTGCCAATTAATGGACTAGGAGTTAGTTTTGTGGGATTAGATTTTGACTGTTACTAATTTCTGAATAATTTCTCAGTATGTGTAGCTAATCGAAACATTGATGTATATTAGTTTTCTATAGGCCCATGAAATATATAAACATCTTCGAAGTATTATGTATGAACAAATTCTAAATCAACGTTTCTGTTTCTCTATAATTGTTCATATTAATGTAAACATTTATCACATACCAAGTCCTATACTCACTCCGTTTCATAATAGATGATGTTTTAGAAGATTTTTGTTGTTTCAAAATAGATGATGTTTTGATATTTTTATATTATTTTTAACTTTATTGAAAACTGTGTAGCAAATTAGATGTTGTAGTCATTTCTGTAATTGGTTGGATGATTTTTAAATTATAGTTTTTAAACCACTTTTTAGAGAAAATTAAATTTCTTAATCTTTGTGCAATAAGGAATAACATCATGTATTATGAAACGGAGGGAGTAGTTAATAATAAGAGAGGAATATATAACAAGGTTGGTATCAATATACACGAGGGGCCCAAAATAAAATCACTAATTCCAAGATATCGGATGCTTCATAAAACAGAAACTAATCACCCTACTATAAAGTCTATAATCATGGTTCGTAAACCAAACTTGTACTATTACATATTACAGTACAGAAACGAAACTAGTACTTGATGCGTTGAACCTGCAGTGTTTTTAATTACGGACATAATCTTTGATTAATCCAAGGAAAAGATACTGCATAATGATACTAAAATTATGTTCAAGTTCACAGTTACATTAGTCAGTAATAATTTTGCAACAAAACATCAATAAGAAAATTAATCACATCAGTATTAGTCAGGAGACAAAATAAACAAAGGTTGTCTGGATTATGCCGAACAATAAGCATGCAGTCACGCGAATATCACGTGTGGTTGGCTCCACATCTTCCTTGCTACAATTTCAAGACTTGTCTCTGTGAAGTTACTTTTTTTTTCGCTTCAAAAACATTGTTTTTGTCGGCCAATAACATTGCATTATTGATCATAGTAACATACCGAGATTAAAATGTATTTGCTGGTTTATTTTTATTATAAAATTCAAATGGAATCTTGAATATTGATGGAGTGTAAACGTAAACCAGATTAATCCATTAAATAAACAAAAATCTGAAAATTAAAAGAGATGACCCCGCATACGTAACATCTAATTGAGAAATGTCCACATAATCTTGACTCGTATACTTCAAGAAAATTATACCTGCCAATTCGTACATATAAAAGAAAATAAAAATTTACTGTGTTTTCGTCACTGTTCGGAAACTCGCTAGGCGCTGTACGTACGCTCGGGTTGTGCCTAGCGAGTTCTGAAAAAATCGGAGATTAATCGGGGATTAGTTTTGTGTGTTATTGTTATATATATAATTATATGTATATGTTTACCAATTATTTAGCGTTGTCTAGCGGTTTGTGTACCTAAATTTCAGTGACATAACCCGGATTCGAGTGAGGAAGACGTTTTTTTTGCTGTTTTTTTTACCTTTTTTCTTTAATGAACACAAATTACTAAAATGTCTCTGTCTTCTTCCTCTCGCCTGTCGAACCAGAAACTAAGTGCCGTGTTCTACCGCTGTTATTCCTCTATTTTCAACCGTTTTCAATGATTTTTGACCTGATTATGCCAGATTTTTACCGAATCACAAGATTATGACCATACAATTTCTAAAAAAAGATATTTTTTTGCTAAGGAACAGAGTTTTTAAGCGAATTGGACCAAAATGACTTGAAACATACACATGGAAAACATAACTAGGGATGTTAACGTGGGTAATTACCCATGAGTCCCAATCCCACTAATAATGGGTTGAGCTTTTACCCATCTAAGATTAATTGGGTTAACCATGAGTATTAATTTTAAAACTCATATTTATGTTGGGTAAATACAAAAGAATAATGGTGTACCCATGAGTTTTCAATTATATATATAGATTTGCACCACTTTAATTAAATTATATAAAATTTGCAAAAGCGTTTTTTTGCGTCAGAACCAAAAAATGAATTTTTCTGCCAAAACCGTAAAATAATTTTCTCACAGAAACCAAAAACGAGTTTTTCCGCCGAAACCGAAAATCGAATTTTTCTGCCGAAACCACAAAACCGAATTTTCCCGCCAAAACCGCAAAACTTAATTTTCCCGTAAAAACCGTATAACCGAGTTTTTCCGCTAAAATCGCAAAATCGAGTTTTCCGACTGAAAACCGTAAAATCGATTTTTTCCGTCAAAACCGCAAAAAGTGTTTTCCCGCCAATACCGTAAAACCCAATTTTCCCGCCGAAACCGTAAAAAACTGTTTTTTTTCACCGAAACCGAAAAATCGAGTTTTCCCGCCAAAACCGCTAAACTGAGTTTTCCTGTCAAAATCAAAAACAAGTTTTCCAACCAAAACCGCAAAACCGAATTTTCCTGCCAAAACCGCAAAACCGAATTTTCTCGCAAAAACCTTAAAACCGAGTTTTTCCGCCAAAATCGTAAAAAGATTGTTCCCGCCAAAATTGAAAACGGGTTTCCCGCCAAAATCTAACAAATTTTCCCACCAAAACCGTAAAAACAAGTTTTTCCGCCAAATCCGCAAAAATGAGTTTTCCCGCCAAAACCAGAAATATTATTTTTCCTGCAAACCGCAAAAATGAGTTTTCCCACCAAAACCACAAAAGCAAATTTACCGACCAAAAACCGCAAAAAAAAAAATTTCCTATTAGGGATATATATCCCACATCGGGAATTCTAAGGGACATTAAGTAATATATAAAGTGTTAGGGTCAATCCACTAATCACCAATTGGTTTTAAGTTGGAAGCCCATAATTAAACCTGAATCTAACATAGTATCAGAGCCCAGATCCTAAATACCCTAAACTCCTAATTAAAATTAACCCTTCTGACCGGGTTTAAAGGTCGTGATTAACCCTTTCAACCGGGTATAAAGGTTGTGTTAAACTCGCTCGACCGAGTATAAATGTCCTAAAGTTCCGAGATTTCTGGCCGATAAGAGCCATCATCCCGAGGAGGGGTATTAGGGATATATATCTCACATCGGGAATTTTAAGGGACATTAAGTAATATATAAAGTGTTAGGGCCAATCCACTAATCACCAATTGGTTTTAAGTTGGAAGCCCATAGTTAAACCTGAATCTAACATGGTATGAGCTTTAATCGTGTCAAAACGAGGTTTACTGCTAAAACCGTAAAATGAGTTTTCCGGTTAAAATTGCAAAATAATTTTTTTTTCCGAAAAAGTGAGTTTTTTCGCCAAAATCGTAAACGAGTTTTTGCGCTAAAACAAGTTTTCTATGAAATTGCAAAATCTTGTTTATATATTAAAGCTCATATTAATGATATTAATATTTTACATGATCTTCAGAATAAATAAGATAATACTTTGGGTACCCACGGGTAAACCTATACCATATTGGGTTATTTTCTGGGTTTGGATTTCAACCTTGATGTTTCTGGGTTTTTGCAGGTTGGGTATAAAATGAGTTGGGTTATTTGTGGGTTGGGTTGGGTTGGGCTGGGTTATTTTACCATACGTTAACATCCCTAAACATAACTAGTGTATGGTGACCATTGATTAAACAGTTCCCCGTATTTTATGTGTTGGTTACCATAAAATGTGACTAATTAAATTGGTTACCAAAGAAATACTATTTCTGGGTTGTATGGTTTAAGTGGAAACTATGAAGCAAGGCCAGGTTCAAGTTATGCTTGATTGCGTGGTGGAACACGAGAAAAGACATATGGGATTGTGTTTTACATACACTTATTTTGATAACAGTATTAGTTTAGGATCGATTGACAAAACTTAAAGTAATAAGCTCAAGTTTCAATTTTGTTGGGTTTTATGAAGTCATGGATATATATTTTATCTGTTTTATCATAGTGTGTGTTTATGATTTTTTGATGAAGTCATTAATATATTTTCCAAGTTGGATATGTATAATTTTAGTTGATCTTATGTAACTACGCATGCATGCCACAAGTTCTCTCCATATATATACACACTCTCCTCCACAAGTGAAGTCTACTTCAAAACCAGTTATCTTTTTTATCAAAACTCTTTTGTATCAGTCTAAAACTACAAAAACACAGTTCTGCTTTTTAGCTTACTCCTAAAGAGACCAAACAAGTATCATTTCTTTATCACCAGTCACCAGTGGAGACTTCTGTTCAACCATTGTTATATCAAACTGGTTATTTATAAGCCTGAAAAATGGAAATGGAGAGGGTCGTAAGAAGCTCAGAGAGATCAAAGGAAAAGAAGAGATCAATAAGTAGAAGATTGGGGAAGTATATGAAAGAACAGAAGGGAAGGGTTTACATCATTAGAAGATGCGTCGTCATGCTCCTTTGTTGGCATGATTGATCCCAAAATAAACAAGTTTTTAGACAATTCCAAGTTCAAATGTTATGTATCCACTTGCCATGCGTGTGTGTATGTGTGTGCATGTGGACAACTAATCAAGTGAGGGTAGAGTGGTGTTAGGTAGGGTGAAAACCAGTTTGCTTGGTTTAGTTTTGTAATCTTCTACCAAATTGTATATACAGTGACCTCAATCCATCTTTGGTTGTTTTTAAACAAATATTTTTACATTATGCAATGATTTTCATATTATGTCATCAGTATTTAAAGAATTATAGCTATAAATATTTTTGTCTTGTTATAGATATATAACTACAAATCACACAATATGAATATTCAATCCCTAAAAGATAACGACCTCTTCTTCAAATATGTGCTTCTTCTACTACTTGCAATACCACATGATTCATAATCATCCTCACTAGAAGAACCCTCTGAATGAGCAAGGAACTTTCCCTTTTGCTTGCGTTTCAAGTCGCCTTCATCATTTTCGTCATCCGCAACACCATCATCATCATCATAGTGTTGGTCCCTATAGCTCTCTTCTGAGGATGATGATGACTCGTGGCGATGTGTTTGAAAAATCGTGATAGTCTCGTTCTCCCTATTTCTAAAAGATAAGCTTCTAGAACCTCCCCCGTACAAGGGAAGAACATGATCTTTTGACTTGGACGATGCATCTATGTCCCTCCCAAGACTATAGGTCGAAGAGAGTTTCCTCTTCACGTTTTCCCTCTCTTGAACCAAATCATTGATTTTGTCCACGGAGAATTCATCCGCCGTTGATTCTTTTTGAAGTCTTGTTATGGTTCTATCGATTTCTCTCCTCTTTCTGTGCAACAAACGCTGAAAAAAAGAAGTAAAATACTGTAAGCTAATGTTTCTTACCTAAGTAAAAAAAACAAGTCTAGGGCTTCCTTACTCTCTTGTCCAAAAAGGCACTGAAGGGACGACCTTGAAGCTTTTGTTTCTTCCAAAACATAAAACAGAACCTCACAAGCGCGGCAAAGAGGACAATGATCACAAACTCGAACAGTAGAAACCAAATTATCGTTCTTTCATTACCTGAAAGAAAACAAAAAAAAGAGTTTCTTAAGATGCAAGTAACCAAGAAGACAAATGGTGTTTTAGGGTTTACCAATGTAGATATCAAGATGCTCTGGTTCTGCAAATGAACAGCTAGACGACAGTTTGTCGTGTTTAGAACGACATCTAAATGGGTTTCCAGAGTTAGAAGCTGCAATGAACGCAAGAACAATCCTCTCGTCCAAAACAAAATGTTGTAGGTCCTCGTCTAGTAACAAACTCGTAGATTGATCTGATATACAAAAAAACCATCAAATCAAAATAGTTTCAACGAGACAGAGAGTAATAGTCTTTAACTAAGGATATGATTTTTTACCAGAATAACTATGAGACCAGTGGATAGATCTTGTCTCTGGAACAACAAGTGAAAAAACCGCGGTTTCTGGTTTCTTGGCTGACACGAAAGTACTTTCTCCAATAAGATCGGTCTTTCCTTCTA
It encodes:
- the LOC106317737 gene encoding uncharacterized protein LOC106317737, giving the protein MEMERVVRSSERSKEKKRSISRRLGKYMKEQKGRVYIIRRCVVMLLCWHD